The Chryseolinea soli genome contains a region encoding:
- a CDS encoding ABC transporter permease: MIKNYLSVALRNIRHSPLYAFINIFSLAIGLAACMVIYLFIKDERSFDGFHAKKNIIYRLDEVQNFSGTNLQKVALSMPGMGPSMVADFPEIKSYTRFYDQGSTVFKKGETQLLVKDVRAVDSTFLDIFDYALLAGDRATCLDEPNGLLVTEETALKFFPSVESAMGNTLTLAEQEFKITGVLKNVPENSHLRFDALMSITFHLSKDREFNNRWGSNFLNTYLVLDPQTNIKALEAKFPDFLIRHMDKDAIKNYTLFLQRLEDVHLASTDIEHDYNNYRKFNGKYLDVFFVIGVFILLIAGVNFMNLTTARASHRWKEIGVRKTVGAKKFQLFSQFIFESVLLAMVALVLALLLNVLFVPLLNDLIGRQLSLWSLFGEEMEMVVLIAITLGLGLITGIYPAFYMTSFSLSRVLKGGSKVEGKSVFRSGLVVVQFGLALSMIVSTLVVLQQLYFMKNKDIGFDKDQMMLVSMNNEVNKKFETLRTELQKNSAILGVTASGQRLGNNFHQWGFKVKADTGIVDITPSNVNVDYEYLKVYGIKLKDGRGFSKEIAGDAGKAFVINESLAKELNLKEAVGTPAGHGWYHNDSLGTIIGVVEDFNFNSLHHKINTLSMVVHPDWGYSEMSIKISGAHVEQTVALVKDLWDKQITSFPFEYTFLDEHFANLYRSDQQMSSVVAIMASLAILISCMGLFGLAAITTEKKTKEIGIRKVLGATETQITMLLSKNFTLLVVVSFIVASPLTYWLLYGWLQNFAYRISINPLMFLLGGTIALVIALITISYHTLRSARANPVKSLRYE; the protein is encoded by the coding sequence ATGATCAAGAATTATCTCTCCGTTGCCCTGCGCAACATCCGGCATAGTCCGCTGTATGCCTTCATCAATATCTTCAGCCTGGCCATTGGCCTGGCCGCGTGCATGGTCATCTATCTTTTTATCAAGGATGAAAGAAGCTTTGATGGCTTTCACGCCAAGAAAAACATAATCTACCGGTTGGATGAAGTACAGAATTTCAGCGGCACCAACCTGCAGAAGGTGGCGCTTTCCATGCCCGGCATGGGCCCCAGCATGGTGGCCGATTTTCCGGAGATCAAAAGCTATACGCGCTTCTACGACCAGGGTAGCACGGTGTTCAAAAAAGGGGAGACCCAATTGCTTGTAAAAGATGTGCGTGCTGTTGACAGTACGTTCCTCGATATTTTCGATTATGCCCTGCTGGCCGGCGACCGGGCCACCTGCCTGGATGAACCCAACGGGCTCCTGGTGACGGAGGAAACTGCGCTGAAGTTCTTTCCTTCGGTGGAAAGCGCCATGGGTAATACGCTTACCCTGGCTGAGCAGGAATTCAAGATCACCGGTGTACTAAAAAATGTTCCCGAAAACTCTCACCTCCGGTTCGACGCCCTTATGTCGATCACCTTCCACCTCAGCAAGGATCGCGAGTTCAACAACCGGTGGGGATCCAATTTTCTCAACACCTATCTTGTTCTCGATCCTCAGACCAACATCAAAGCCCTGGAAGCCAAGTTCCCCGACTTCCTCATCCGGCACATGGACAAAGACGCTATAAAAAATTACACGCTCTTCCTCCAACGTCTCGAAGATGTTCACCTGGCCTCTACCGACATCGAGCACGACTATAACAACTATCGGAAATTCAACGGCAAGTACCTCGACGTATTCTTTGTCATCGGCGTATTTATCCTGCTCATCGCGGGTGTAAATTTTATGAATCTCACAACCGCGCGGGCTTCGCATCGCTGGAAGGAGATCGGGGTTCGCAAAACGGTGGGGGCGAAAAAATTTCAGCTCTTCTCGCAATTCATCTTCGAATCGGTGTTGCTGGCCATGGTGGCGCTGGTGCTCGCGTTGCTGCTCAACGTGTTGTTTGTTCCGCTGCTCAACGATTTGATCGGCCGTCAGCTGAGCTTGTGGTCGCTGTTCGGGGAAGAAATGGAAATGGTTGTGTTGATCGCGATCACGTTGGGTTTGGGACTGATCACCGGCATCTACCCGGCATTCTACATGACATCGTTCAGCCTCTCCCGTGTGTTGAAGGGCGGCAGCAAAGTGGAGGGCAAGTCCGTTTTTAGAAGTGGTCTTGTGGTGGTGCAGTTTGGATTGGCCTTGTCCATGATCGTGAGTACGTTGGTGGTGCTTCAGCAATTGTATTTCATGAAGAACAAAGACATCGGATTCGATAAGGATCAGATGATGCTGGTGAGCATGAACAATGAAGTGAACAAGAAATTCGAAACGCTTAGGACGGAGTTGCAAAAAAATTCTGCCATCCTCGGCGTCACCGCGTCCGGGCAGCGTCTGGGTAATAATTTTCATCAATGGGGATTTAAAGTAAAAGCCGATACCGGTATCGTGGACATCACGCCCTCCAACGTTAATGTCGACTATGAGTACTTGAAAGTGTATGGTATTAAACTGAAAGACGGCCGGGGTTTTTCCAAGGAAATCGCGGGCGATGCCGGCAAGGCATTTGTCATCAACGAGTCGTTGGCGAAGGAACTGAATCTGAAAGAAGCCGTAGGCACGCCGGCGGGCCATGGCTGGTACCACAACGATTCTTTGGGCACCATCATTGGTGTGGTGGAAGATTTTAATTTCAACTCCCTGCACCATAAGATCAACACGCTCTCCATGGTGGTGCATCCCGACTGGGGCTACAGCGAAATGTCGATCAAGATCAGTGGTGCGCATGTGGAGCAAACGGTCGCGCTGGTGAAAGATCTGTGGGACAAACAGATCACGAGCTTTCCATTTGAATATACCTTCCTGGACGAACACTTCGCCAATCTCTACCGCTCCGACCAGCAAATGAGTTCCGTCGTGGCCATCATGGCGTCGCTGGCGATATTGATCTCGTGCATGGGATTGTTCGGATTGGCGGCGATCACCACGGAAAAGAAAACAAAGGAGATCGGTATCCGGAAGGTGCTGGGCGCAACGGAGACACAGATCACGATGCTGTTGTCAAAGAATTTCACACTGCTGGTGGTGGTGTCGTTCATCGTGGCCAGTCCGCTGACGTATTGGTTGTTGTATGGATGGCTGCAAAATTTTGCCTATCGCATCAGCATTAACCCGCTCATGTTCCTGTTGGGCGGGACGATCGCGTTGGTCATTGCGTTGATCACCATCAGCTATCACACCTTGCGGTCGGCGCGGGCCAATCCCGTGAAGTCGTTGCGATACGAATAG
- a CDS encoding MmcQ/YjbR family DNA-binding protein: MVTLQEVEAWALALPEAEQQPHFEKASFRVKKKIFATLDTAKKKAVVKLSAVDQSVFSKYDPAVIYPVPGAWGKQGWTAIELTKVRKTMFKDALYTSYANVAPKALAEQVNKGRSL; encoded by the coding sequence ATGGTAACCCTGCAAGAAGTAGAAGCCTGGGCGCTGGCCCTGCCCGAAGCCGAACAACAGCCTCACTTTGAAAAAGCTTCGTTCCGGGTAAAGAAAAAGATCTTTGCCACGCTGGATACCGCAAAGAAAAAAGCGGTCGTCAAACTGTCGGCCGTCGACCAATCCGTTTTCTCGAAGTATGACCCCGCCGTCATCTATCCCGTGCCTGGGGCATGGGGCAAGCAGGGTTGGACGGCCATCGAACTCACCAAAGTCCGCAAGACGATGTTTAAGGATGCGTTGTATACGTCCTATGCCAACGTTGCGCCTAAAGCGTTGGCCGAACAAGTGAACAAAGGGCGTTCGTTATAG
- a CDS encoding cupin domain-containing protein — MKDLLVPAGNPAQKAEMLLKTEKWRFLLSLLFYPVGIVRIWRVKGWLVAKWLYAIFGCVLFLVTAGYLSIVLFAAFLPPLDNSVGTNLQRTIYNTAGNYSATFLKTGNETNGAYELVQVELEPRGGNEWHYHKTFTEEFTVVEGQVRIGRNGSEIIINKGQSALAQREDMHFFLNARDEKSVLLVKTTPASGLEKTLRVAYGLINDGLLKDDMTKNPWHMALLLGYSETYLQGLPGWFQEPLISALAKIAQWRGEDQELYKYYK, encoded by the coding sequence ATGAAAGACTTGTTAGTTCCCGCAGGCAACCCTGCCCAAAAGGCCGAAATGCTCTTAAAAACGGAAAAATGGAGATTTTTGTTGTCCCTGCTATTTTACCCGGTGGGTATCGTTAGAATTTGGCGTGTGAAGGGCTGGCTAGTGGCAAAATGGCTCTATGCCATCTTTGGATGTGTCTTGTTTTTGGTCACGGCCGGCTACTTGTCGATCGTGCTTTTTGCAGCATTTCTTCCGCCTTTGGATAACAGCGTTGGAACGAACCTGCAGCGGACGATCTACAATACCGCAGGCAACTATTCCGCCACTTTCCTGAAAACAGGGAACGAAACGAATGGCGCTTATGAGTTAGTCCAGGTTGAGCTCGAACCGCGAGGCGGCAATGAATGGCATTATCACAAAACCTTTACGGAAGAATTTACCGTCGTGGAGGGCCAGGTTAGGATTGGTCGCAACGGAAGCGAAATCATCATCAACAAAGGGCAATCGGCGCTTGCACAGCGTGAGGATATGCATTTTTTTCTGAACGCGCGCGATGAAAAATCGGTGCTGTTGGTAAAGACCACGCCTGCTTCAGGTCTCGAGAAAACGCTCCGGGTAGCCTATGGCCTGATCAACGATGGCCTGCTCAAAGACGACATGACCAAAAACCCCTGGCACATGGCATTACTATTAGGCTATAGTGAAACGTATCTTCAAGGATTGCCAGGATGGTTCCAAGAGCCACTCATTAGCGCGCTGGCAAAAATTGCACAGTGGAGAGGGGAAGACCAAGAGCTCTATAAATACTACAAGTAG
- a CDS encoding helix-turn-helix transcriptional regulator, which produces MDKIDTANWNNYFSNAEVSLLHASERYSETLFSFKEPGLASGKVHAVTTPGMVLTEFCLQANNPFQLLDTEPKESAESVFVLDGDVESHFSYLNNPVCFNSQHHNLQYSPQFAGDHIIHSGNFHALTITYDLPYLNDLLQCNDNGSLQALSKNLNKKENFLAANHSVGWDRRITEVVQSVRHCQFQGPTRYIFLESKMLELFVLQMEHLHSLQTSPGKDEWRKEDREKMHAVREYIEQAYLEPLTLKALTHAFGLNEFKLKKGYKHFFKTTVFEHILQLRMQKAQDLLNEQQMTISEVAQFIGYDNTGSFSYEYKKRFGYSPSHVKRSSSLVSLR; this is translated from the coding sequence ATGGATAAAATCGACACCGCCAACTGGAACAATTACTTTAGCAACGCAGAAGTTTCCCTGCTTCACGCCAGCGAAAGATATTCCGAGACGTTATTCTCCTTCAAAGAACCTGGGCTAGCTTCCGGAAAAGTGCACGCCGTGACAACACCCGGTATGGTGCTCACCGAGTTTTGCCTGCAAGCCAATAATCCCTTTCAACTTCTGGACACAGAACCTAAAGAATCTGCCGAGTCTGTGTTTGTTTTAGATGGAGATGTCGAGTCGCACTTTTCATATCTGAACAACCCGGTCTGTTTCAATAGCCAGCATCACAACTTGCAGTACAGCCCCCAGTTTGCGGGCGATCACATTATTCACTCCGGAAATTTTCATGCGCTGACCATCACCTATGATCTTCCTTATCTGAACGATCTTTTGCAGTGCAATGACAACGGATCGCTACAGGCCTTAAGCAAAAACCTCAATAAAAAGGAGAATTTTTTGGCGGCTAACCATTCGGTGGGCTGGGATAGACGAATCACCGAAGTGGTTCAATCGGTCCGGCACTGTCAATTTCAAGGGCCTACACGATACATTTTCCTCGAGAGCAAAATGCTGGAGCTGTTTGTTTTACAAATGGAACATTTGCATTCGCTGCAAACATCGCCGGGGAAGGATGAGTGGAGGAAGGAAGACAGGGAAAAAATGCATGCCGTAAGGGAATATATTGAGCAGGCCTATTTAGAGCCGTTAACCCTGAAAGCGCTGACCCATGCATTCGGTCTCAATGAATTTAAGCTGAAGAAAGGTTATAAGCATTTCTTTAAGACGACGGTCTTCGAACACATCCTCCAGCTTAGAATGCAAAAGGCGCAAGACCTCTTGAACGAACAGCAGATGACGATTTCGGAAGTAGCGCAATTTATAGGGTATGACAATACCGGTAGTTTTTCCTATGAATATAAAAAGCGATTTGGGTATAGCCCGAGTCACGTCAAAAGATCATCGTCTCTCGTTTCGCTCCGCTGA
- a CDS encoding ABC transporter permease codes for MIRNYILVTLRSLRKNKVYAAINIAGLSIGLTSVILILLWVFDETSYDRFHPKADRIYQVMANVNYDGTIHTWGAAPAAAYEGMKTSDPRVTNTALADWGSDHLLNVGEKSIRKQGRHVTPEFLKMFEFPLLKGNRDKVLLDEGSLVISEAVAKALFGDADPINQLVLVDNKYQQKVTGVMRNIPVNSSLQFDCLLPWRLYENSTPDRNNVRSNWGNYSFPVYVELRDSESRADVEQVVGDLGDRNLKSDVKHTFFLFPLLEWRLYDHFENGKTAGGRIEYVQMFSLIAIFILVIACINFMNLATARSERRAREVGIRKSVGSRRHDLVFQFLAESFAIASIAFVISVLLAELLLPAYNGLVQKELSIAYDQPQFWIFSGTIIFFTGIVAGSYPAFYLSSFQPAMVLKGKAQIGKSSGTPRKVLVTLQFGFSILLILGTLVVYRQIQHVKGRDIGYDRESLITFQVNADLAKSYHPFKQSLLQSGVVASVTRSNFPITNPNSWSFLGWPGQSPDQKLIFCDLATEYDFSKTMGIKVLMGRDFSEDFPGDTASIIINRAALDAMGLKDPIGQELDLGQGRKRKLIGVVENTVMGSAYEGVGPMFVEFQPNWFNVVTVRLDKTKDMEASLKSVEAVFKNYSPAYPFEFKFVDAEFQKKFTDITLTGKLANLFALLAITVTGLGLFGLASFIAEQRTKEIGIRKVLGASVSSIVALLSKDFSKLVLLAFVLSCPLAWWMLNEFLQRYSYRIEIPIWIFPLTGVVALLFALAIVGTQALFSAQANPAKTLNEN; via the coding sequence ATGATCCGAAACTACATCCTCGTCACGCTGCGCAGCCTGCGCAAAAACAAGGTCTATGCCGCCATCAACATTGCCGGCCTCTCCATTGGCCTGACCAGCGTCATCCTCATCCTGCTGTGGGTATTCGACGAGACCTCTTACGACCGCTTTCATCCCAAAGCGGACCGCATCTACCAGGTCATGGCCAATGTGAACTATGATGGCACCATCCACACCTGGGGCGCCGCGCCAGCTGCTGCCTACGAAGGCATGAAGACTTCCGACCCACGCGTGACCAACACCGCGCTGGCCGATTGGGGTTCGGATCATTTGCTGAACGTAGGCGAAAAGTCCATTCGCAAGCAAGGCCGGCATGTGACGCCCGAATTCTTGAAGATGTTTGAATTTCCCCTGTTGAAGGGTAACCGTGACAAGGTGTTGCTGGATGAAGGCTCGCTCGTGATCTCGGAGGCCGTGGCCAAAGCGCTCTTTGGCGATGCCGATCCCATCAATCAACTGGTGTTGGTGGACAATAAGTATCAACAAAAAGTGACCGGCGTGATGCGTAATATCCCGGTAAATTCCTCCCTTCAATTCGACTGCCTGTTGCCCTGGAGATTGTATGAGAACAGCACGCCCGACCGGAACAACGTACGCAGCAATTGGGGAAATTATTCTTTTCCAGTCTATGTGGAGTTGCGCGATTCTGAATCGCGTGCAGACGTGGAGCAAGTTGTCGGCGACCTGGGCGATCGGAACCTGAAGAGCGACGTGAAGCACACGTTCTTTTTATTTCCGCTGTTGGAGTGGAGGTTGTACGACCATTTTGAAAATGGCAAAACGGCAGGCGGGCGCATCGAGTATGTTCAAATGTTTTCGCTGATCGCGATCTTCATCCTCGTGATTGCTTGTATTAACTTTATGAATTTGGCGACGGCCCGTTCGGAACGACGCGCGCGCGAAGTAGGCATTCGCAAAAGTGTGGGCTCGCGACGTCATGACCTGGTGTTTCAATTTTTGGCCGAGTCGTTTGCCATTGCCTCGATCGCTTTTGTGATCTCGGTGTTGCTGGCCGAACTGTTGTTGCCGGCCTACAACGGGTTAGTGCAAAAAGAATTGTCCATTGCCTATGATCAGCCGCAGTTCTGGATTTTTTCGGGCACCATCATTTTTTTTACAGGCATCGTCGCCGGAAGCTACCCGGCTTTTTATCTCTCATCGTTTCAACCGGCCATGGTGTTGAAAGGCAAAGCGCAGATCGGCAAAAGCAGCGGCACCCCACGCAAGGTGTTGGTGACATTGCAGTTTGGATTTTCTATTTTATTGATCCTGGGAACGCTTGTGGTGTACCGGCAGATCCAGCACGTGAAGGGACGCGACATCGGATATGATCGCGAGAGCCTCATCACCTTCCAGGTGAATGCCGATCTGGCCAAAAGCTATCATCCGTTCAAACAGTCGCTCCTGCAATCGGGCGTGGTGGCGAGCGTGACCAGATCCAATTTTCCGATCACCAATCCCAATAGCTGGAGCTTCCTGGGCTGGCCCGGACAATCGCCCGATCAAAAACTTATTTTCTGCGACCTCGCCACCGAATACGATTTCTCAAAAACCATGGGCATCAAAGTACTCATGGGCCGCGATTTCTCGGAAGACTTTCCCGGGGACACGGCATCGATCATTATTAATCGCGCCGCGCTGGACGCGATGGGACTAAAAGATCCCATCGGACAGGAACTCGACCTGGGTCAGGGTCGCAAACGCAAATTGATTGGAGTGGTGGAGAACACGGTGATGGGCTCGGCCTACGAAGGCGTTGGCCCGATGTTCGTCGAATTTCAACCGAATTGGTTCAACGTCGTCACCGTGCGGCTCGACAAAACGAAAGACATGGAGGCATCTTTAAAAAGTGTAGAAGCAGTTTTCAAAAATTATAGCCCGGCCTATCCGTTCGAGTTCAAATTTGTGGATGCCGAATTCCAAAAGAAATTTACCGACATCACCCTCACGGGCAAGCTGGCAAACTTATTTGCCCTGCTGGCCATCACCGTGACCGGCCTGGGACTTTTCGGACTGGCGTCGTTCATTGCGGAGCAGCGCACCAAGGAAATTGGAATTCGCAAAGTGTTGGGCGCCTCGGTATCCAGCATTGTGGCTTTATTGTCGAAAGATTTTTCAAAGTTGGTGTTGTTGGCGTTTGTGCTGTCATGTCCTTTGGCTTGGTGGATGCTGAATGAATTTTTACAACGCTACTCCTACCGTATCGAAATTCCGATTTGGATATTTCCGCTCACAGGAGTGGTAGCCCTTCTATTTGCCCTTGCCATCGTAGGTACCCAGGCGTTGTTCTCCGCGCAGGCAAACCCGGCGAAGACGCTTAATGAAAATTGA